The stretch of DNA CCCACACCGGCAAGATCGGCGACGGCAAGATCTTCGTCACCGAGATCGAGCGCGTGATCCGCATCCGCACCGGCGAGCAGGACGAAGCCGCGGTCTGAGCCATCGGCTGGATCGGCCAGCGCAGCGACACGCCGCCCTGCAGGGCGGCGTTTTCATTGGTGGGTCCGCCTTAGCCGCCGCTCAGCTGGGCAGCTTCCAGCCATAGCGCACCGACGCCAGGCGCATGGCGATGATCGCCAGCGCGCCGGTCAGCAGCGCCGCCTCCTGCTGCACCTCGACCCAGGTCAGGCCGATATAGATCCAGCAGCCGATGAACGAGCAGGTGGCATAGGGCGAGCGGTCGCGCAGGATCATCGGCACTTCATTGCACAGCACGTCGCGCACCACGCCGCCGAACACCGCCGAGATGATGCCCATCATGACCGCCACGGTCGGCGTCATCTGCGCCACCAGCGCCAGCGAGGCGCCGGTCACCGAGAACAGCCCCAGCCCGATGGCATCTGCCACGATCATGGCCCGGTCCGAAGCCACCCGGCTGACCACGCGCAGCACGAACGACGCGCCGAACGACATCACGAAGATCAGCAGCACATAGCCTTCATGGTCGACCCAGTAGAACGGGCGCCGGTCGAGCAGCACGTCGCGCACGGTGCCGCCGCCGAAGGCGGTGGCAAAGGCCACCACGAAGGTGCCGACCACGTCCAGGCGCTGCTTGCGGGCATCGACCACCCCCGAGACCGCGAAGGCGAGCACGCCGATCACCTCCATGATGTGGAGGATCAGGGGCAGGCGCCCCATCAGCAATTCGAGCGGAACGTGCATCCGGGCGCGGCGTCAGGCGCGCCGCTGGCGCAGCAGCACCATCAGCGCGCCGGCGCCGCCTTCGGCTTCGCGCGCCTGCACGAAGGCCAGCACTTCCTCCTTCTGCACCAGCCAGCTGCGCACCTTGCCCTTGAGCACCGGCAGCTTGTCGGGCGAGCCCAGGCCCTTGCCGTGAATCACGCGCACGCAGCGCACGCCGTTGCGCACCGAGCGGCGCAGGAACTCGGCCAGCGCCTCGCGCGCCTCGTCGCTGCGCAGTCCGTGCAGGTCGACCTTGTCCTGCGGCACCCATTCGCCGCGGCGCAGCTTGCGCACCACGTCCATGCCGATGCCGGGCCGGCGGAACGACAGCGTCTCGTCGGTCTCGAGCAGGCTTTCGACATCGAACTCGTCCGACAGCGACGCCTGCAGCACGGCCTGGTCGTTGCGCTGCGACTGCACCGGCACGGGTGCGGGCTTGCTGGGGGGATGGTGGGCGCGGTTGCGGTCGCGCAGCTGGCTGACCTGGCCCACGCTGGCGCGGAACACATCGGCTTCGGCGCGGGCGCGCTCGGCTGCCTGCTCGGCGGCGACGCGCTCGGCTTCGCGGCGCTCGGTGTCGGCCTTGAGGGTGTCGCGCAGCCTGGCAAGGTCGTTCAGGCCGAGGCGTTGGGGCGGTCGGTCGGGTTTGCGGGCGCCGTGCGTCATTGAAAAAAATCTCCGGAGGCTCGGCGCCGATTATATCGACTGGCGGGGCCGCGGGCGGGCCCGCGCCCGTGTGACGCGCCGGCGGCGTGATGAGCCGCCGGCGCAGGGGTTGCTTACTTCAGGGCTTCGACGAAGCGTTGGGCGTCCAGCGCGGCCATGCAGCCGGTGCCGGCGCTGGTGATGGCCTGGCGGTAGACGTGGTCCTGCACGTCGCCCGCGGCGAACACGCCCGGCACGCTGGTGGCGGTGGCATCGCCCTGCAGGCCCGACTTGGTCACCAGGTAGCCGTTTTCCATGGCCAGCTGGCCGGTGAACAGGTCGGTGTTGGGCTTGTGGCCGATGGCGATGAACACGCCGGCCAGCTTCAGGTCTTCGGTCTGGCCGGTCTTGGTGCCGCGCACGCGGATGCCGGTCACGCCGGAGTCGTCGCCCAGCACTTCGTCCAGCACGCTGTCGTAGCGGATCACCACGCGGCCTTCCTTTTCACGCTGCAGCAGGCGGTCAACCAGGATCGGCTCGGCGCGGAAGCTGTCGCGGCGGTGGATCACGGTGACCTTGCTGGCGATATGCGACAGGTACAGCGCTTCTTCCACGGCGGTATTGCCGCCGCCGACCACGGCCACTTCCTGGTTCTTGTAGAAGAAGCCGTCGCAGGTGGCGCAGGCCGACACGCCGCGGCCCATGAACGATTCTTCCGACGGCAGGCCCAGGTACTGTGCCGAGGCGCCGGTGGCGATGATCAGCGCGTCGCAGGTGTACTCGCCGGCGTCGCCGATCAGCGTGAAGGGGCGGGCCGGCTGGCCCTTGTCGTCCACCAGCTTCGCGGTATGGATGTGATCGAAGATGATTTCGGTCTTGAATTCCTCGGCATGCGCCAGCAGGCGCTGCATCAGCTCGGGGCCCTGGACGCCCTTGGCATCGCCCGGCCAGTTCTCGACGTCGGTGGTCGTCATCAGCTGGCCGCCCTGTGCCAGGCCGGTGATCAGCACCGGCTCCAGGTTGGCGCGGGCCGCGTAGACCGCGGCGGTGTAGCCGGCGGGACCGGAACCGAGAATCAGCACTTTTGCGTGTTTTGCCATGATGCGTTCCTGTGGCCGGTGCGGCATGATGCCCACCGGCATTGCTCGAAAGCGACATTATAAGAGGAGCCGCATTTGCTCACTGTTGCAAATTCCAATGGGTGCGATAGTCTCGGGCCACGTTAAAATGGCCGCCACGATGCCTGTCCGTCACCCGGCGAAAGAACGCCGGCCGCCGGCGGCATCGGTCCGAAACCGATCCGGAATCCCCTAACACGCGAGTTTCAACCAGGCATGGCCCGAGCTACCACGACCACCCGCACCGATCCCTCAGCCTTGCCATCCCGCATCGGCAAACTGCTGGGCGAAGTCCGCTGGTTCCTGCTGCTGGCCGTCACGCTGGGTTTCCTGTGCGTGCTGGCCAGCTACAGCAAGACCGATCCCGGCTGGTCCCATGCCAACCAGGTGGCCGATATCCATAACCTGGGCGGCCGCGTCGGCGCCTGGGTGGCGGATGTGCTGTTCTTCATCTTCGGCTTTTCCGCCTACTGGCTGGCGGTGCTGCTGGTGCGCCGCTGCTGGCGCGGCTGGCGCACGCTGACCGCCGAGCTGCCCGAACGCACCGACCACGGCCTGCACCGCCAGGGCGTGACCGTCAGCTGGATCGGCTTCGTGCTGACCCTGTTCTCCAGCATGGGCCTGGAGGCGATCCGCATGTACCCGCTGCGCGCCGCGCTGCCGCGCGCGCCCGGCGGGGTGCTGGGCGACCTGCTCGGCGGCTGGCTGCAGGTGGCGCTGGGCTTCACCGGCGCTACCCTGCTGCTGTTGCTGCTGCTGGCGATCGGGCTGTCGCTGTTCTTCCATTTCTCGTGGCTGACCGTGGCCGAGCAGATCGGCGGCTTTGTCGAGACCCTGTTCCTGGGCTTCAAGGCCCGCCGCGAGAGCAAGCAGGACCGCATCATCGGCGAGGCCGCCAAGACCGAGCGCAAGGAAACCGTCGAGGTGCAGCGCGTGCGCATCGAAGAGGCGGCGCCGGTGCAGATTGTGCGCCCGCAGGCCGTGCCCAAGCACGAGCGCGTCGAGCGCGAGAAGCAGCAGCCGCTGTTCGCCGATATCCAGGATTCGGACCTGCCGCCGCTGTCGCTGCTGGATCCGATCCCGCCGCACCAGGAAACCGTCAGCGCCGAGACGCTGGAGTTCACGTCGCGCCTGATCGAGAAAAAGCTCAAGGACTTCGGCGTCGAGGTCAAGGTGGTGGCGGCCTACCCGGGCCCGGTCATCACCCGCTACGAGATCGAGCCCGCCACCGGGGTCAAGGGCAGCCAGGTGGTGAACCTGGCGCGCGACCTGGCGCGTTCGCTGTCGCTGGTGTCGATCCGCGTGGTCGAGACCATCCCGGGCAAGAACTACATGGGGTTGGAGCTGCCCAACCCGAAACGCCAGACCGTGCGCCTGTCGGAAATCCTGGGCTCGCAGGTCTACAACGAGAGCGCCTCCAGCCTGACCATGGCGCTGGGCAAGGACATTGCCGGCAAGCCGATGGTGGCCGACCTGGCGCGCATGCCGCACTGCATGGTGGCGGGCACCACCGGCTCGGGCAAGTCGGTGGGCATCAATGCGATGATCCTGTCGCTGCTGTACAAGGCCAAGCCCGAAAGCGTGCGCCTGATCCTGATCGACCCGAAGATGCTTGAAATGAGCGTCTACGAGGGCATTCCGCACCTGCTGTGCCCGGTGGTGACCGACATGCGCCAGGCCGGCAACGCGCTGAACTGGGCCGTCG from Cupriavidus taiwanensis encodes:
- a CDS encoding Smr/MutS family protein, translated to MTHGARKPDRPPQRLGLNDLARLRDTLKADTERREAERVAAEQAAERARAEADVFRASVGQVSQLRDRNRAHHPPSKPAPVPVQSQRNDQAVLQASLSDEFDVESLLETDETLSFRRPGIGMDVVRKLRRGEWVPQDKVDLHGLRSDEAREALAEFLRRSVRNGVRCVRVIHGKGLGSPDKLPVLKGKVRSWLVQKEEVLAFVQAREAEGGAGALMVLLRQRRA
- a CDS encoding trimeric intracellular cation channel family protein, with the translated sequence MHVPLELLMGRLPLILHIMEVIGVLAFAVSGVVDARKQRLDVVGTFVVAFATAFGGGTVRDVLLDRRPFYWVDHEGYVLLIFVMSFGASFVLRVVSRVASDRAMIVADAIGLGLFSVTGASLALVAQMTPTVAVMMGIISAVFGGVVRDVLCNEVPMILRDRSPYATCSFIGCWIYIGLTWVEVQQEAALLTGALAIIAMRLASVRYGWKLPS
- the trxB gene encoding thioredoxin-disulfide reductase; translation: MAKHAKVLILGSGPAGYTAAVYAARANLEPVLITGLAQGGQLMTTTDVENWPGDAKGVQGPELMQRLLAHAEEFKTEIIFDHIHTAKLVDDKGQPARPFTLIGDAGEYTCDALIIATGASAQYLGLPSEESFMGRGVSACATCDGFFYKNQEVAVVGGGNTAVEEALYLSHIASKVTVIHRRDSFRAEPILVDRLLQREKEGRVVIRYDSVLDEVLGDDSGVTGIRVRGTKTGQTEDLKLAGVFIAIGHKPNTDLFTGQLAMENGYLVTKSGLQGDATATSVPGVFAAGDVQDHVYRQAITSAGTGCMAALDAQRFVEALK
- a CDS encoding DNA translocase FtsK; this translates as MARATTTTRTDPSALPSRIGKLLGEVRWFLLLAVTLGFLCVLASYSKTDPGWSHANQVADIHNLGGRVGAWVADVLFFIFGFSAYWLAVLLVRRCWRGWRTLTAELPERTDHGLHRQGVTVSWIGFVLTLFSSMGLEAIRMYPLRAALPRAPGGVLGDLLGGWLQVALGFTGATLLLLLLLAIGLSLFFHFSWLTVAEQIGGFVETLFLGFKARRESKQDRIIGEAAKTERKETVEVQRVRIEEAAPVQIVRPQAVPKHERVEREKQQPLFADIQDSDLPPLSLLDPIPPHQETVSAETLEFTSRLIEKKLKDFGVEVKVVAAYPGPVITRYEIEPATGVKGSQVVNLARDLARSLSLVSIRVVETIPGKNYMGLELPNPKRQTVRLSEILGSQVYNESASSLTMALGKDIAGKPMVADLARMPHCMVAGTTGSGKSVGINAMILSLLYKAKPESVRLILIDPKMLEMSVYEGIPHLLCPVVTDMRQAGNALNWAVGEMERRYKLMSKLGVRNLAGYNKKIDEAAAKEEKIPNPFSLTPDAPEPLEKLPTIVIVIDELADLMMVVGKKVEELIARIAQKARAAGLHLVLATQRPSVDVITGLIKANVPTRIAFQVSSKIDSRTILDQQGAETLLGMGDMLYLAPGTGLPVRVHGAFVSDDEVHRVVEKLKESGEANYIEGILEGGLTDDGGGGDGFGGGAGIGGGGGEADPLYDQAVEVVLKNRRASISLVQRHLRIGYNRAARLLEDMEKAGLVSAMSGNGNRDILVQGGAAARDDE